A single window of Anomaloglossus baeobatrachus isolate aAnoBae1 chromosome 5, aAnoBae1.hap1, whole genome shotgun sequence DNA harbors:
- the UBE2Z gene encoding ubiquitin-conjugating enzyme E2 Z yields the protein MAESPAAEAIILQGAVGGGLVPHLSGLQPPGTSHLATSSVWDPTASADWDNERASAQCVLRIKRDIMSIYKEPPPGMFVVPDPHDMTKIHALITGPFDTPYEGGFFLFLFRCPPDYPIHPPRVKLMTTGNNTVRFNPNFYRNGKVCLSILGTWTGPAWSPAQSLSSVLISIQSLMTENPYHNEPGFEQERHSGDSKNYNECIRHETIRVAVCEMLEGRCQCPEALRSVMEKSFLEYYDFYEAVCKDRFHLQGQSMQDPFGEKRGHFDYQSLLSRLQLIHQRVREKHRRETVDIDSDSSSSETDIDTQGSLNP from the exons ATGGCGGAGAGTCCGGCGGCTGAGGCGATAATTCTCCAGGGGGCGGTCGGAGGAGGGTTGGTCCCCCACCTCAGCGGCCTTCAGCCCCCCGGGACCTCGCACCTGGCAACTTCATCCGTGTGGGACCCAACAGCCAGTGCTGACTGGGACAACGAGAGGGCGTCCGCGCAGTGTGTGCTGCGGATCAAGCG GGATATTATGTCCATTTATAAAGAGCCTCCTCCTGGGATGTTTGTGGTTCCGGATCCGCATGACATGACAAAG ATCCATGCACTCATTACAGGTCCGTTTGATACACCTTATGAAGGCGGCTTCTTCTTGTTCTTGTTCCGCTGTCCCCCCGATTATCCCATTCACCCCCCTAGAGTTAAACTGATGACAACTGGCAACAATACTGTGAGGTTTAACCCCAATTTCTATCGTAACGGCAAAGTCTGTCTGAGTATTCTTGG TACTTGGACAGGACCTGCATGGAGTCCCGCTCAGAGCTTGTCTTCAGTGCTCATCTCTATCCAGTCCCTAATGACAGAGAACCCCTATCACAATGAGCCTGGATTTGAGCAG GAACGACATTCTGGAGACAGCAAGAACTACAATGAGTGCATCCGTCATGAGACCATAAGAGTGGCAGTATGTGAAATGCTGGAGGGAAGGTGCCAGTGTCCTGAGGCCTTACG GAGTGTAATGGAAAAATCTTTCTTGGAATACTATGACTTCTATGAAGCGGTTTGCAAGGATAGATTTCACTTACAGGGACAAAGCATGCAG GACCCATTTGGGGAAAAGCGAGGACACTTTGACTACCAGTCTCTTCTCAGCCGTCTACAACTTATCCATCAGAGAGTGCGGGAAAAACACCGGCGCGAGACTGTGGACATAGATTCGGACTCCAGCTCTtctgagacagacatagacacgcaAGGAAGTTTAAACCCATAA